From the genome of Phlebotomus papatasi isolate M1 chromosome 2, Ppap_2.1, whole genome shotgun sequence:
ccgagatacggaTTGATGTAAATTGTAATCGAAATAATGATCGGATTGCATTTCGATCAGCTTCTGACtaattcgtctctcggcttatgtTGAAAAacagcttagttagtgggaaaccaatttcaatttagtgaaatcaatattttaattataattacgttaaaccatTTTTCGGCATAAACCGTAAGTGTATCTGCGGTACTAAGTTTGGAAAATTTAGACATAGGATTGGATCAATGGCAAATGAtctattctttccgtacagaagtagatcttgaaaacttcgaaaatctatttgaagatccaaaaaagagactttcttacttcttaatactttcgcaaggtgacggaagttacatcctgttcgaatttcgaagtgctcaagtgtcaaaatatgacggtcttcacattgttgtgaggaaaaaaaccaGAACAAcaacgtttactgttcttgccccagtcataattactgagtaactcttttccAGCttcttagtgtgatatttgataaaatttcccCATTAttcttcgaaaatttagtatgaaaattcgaaattgaatttgaattcttcgaacactaacgactttttgtgcacatagagttccatttaccttttatccaagacactattggaaaatcaaaatctacttctgtttgggctcattaggTTCTGAAAAACTATAGAGATCTTCGATAACTACACTAAACCCCTAGTTCGAAGTCAATACAAGTCACTGTCTCTTACCGTTTCGTctgatttaataatttaaataattgaaaatataattctaataagttttttttagtatcATAGAATACTCATGTTCTTTAagaattacttttttaattgaaaatggaaGCAAGGGCCGAAGAATTCTGTTCGAATTCTGATTCGAACAGAAAAACACATAAACCACTATACGAAACTGTGAAGGCAAAATGACATTtatttggctttcgaaatcgatatttaaatattctttcaaAATAAGTTTTCGAAGATTGACACTTTGAATTTCATCTTgatgaaaaatcaacaaaaactaaatttatttgtttaatatttataataaaaagtaACAATAATAATAGTGGCACAATATCCATAGAAAAATATGGCCTTTTCGAAAACGATCTTTTTGgagtaataataattattagtaTTTTCTTAAACAGAGATGGGGGTTCTCTGTTCTCAGTTCTTACaaccgtggaatcaagtgctaGGAAGCTTAATGGATGCAATTGTCACAAAAATCCTATAGGAGTATTCTGtatcagtatgacaatgtcatatgacaaatttaattttttatgagatTAATTCggaataaattatcaaaaatttgtctcatatcagttactaaaagcttcatagaATTTTTGCAATGGCTATTCGATAACCACTGGGATTTATTTTTGTCCTATTTTggaatttaccatgaaaatttgtcatatgacattgtcatactgttataaAATTCCCTTTTTGTAGGGGAATTGTGTAACACTCTggaaatgccatatgacaaatttcgatcgaatctcaggagagctttttcgaaaatgtgattctgtagccgtgacatttcCATGAGGAAATGTCAAAAGTCACAAATTTGGGATTTCTGACAATTCAAATGACCATGGTTTTTATTAAATAAGTCAACCAAGACGGActgtatttgcaaaatatcaCCGAGAAAAGATAtatcaattaaaaatcaatatattgcattttcgaactcgtatgacaatgtcagaaaaattacggAAGCACAGGTCACCTAACAGGGATTTCAACGCGAAACTCTGGCATCATAAATCatgtactctaccacttgactttTTATAATGGTGATTTTTATGAGAATCTTATGGGAGGCGTGGTCTAactaaaaagtaaatttatgcATTAGTGGTTAGTTGGCTTAGCAATCTGGTATGTGTCCTGGCTTACTTTTTCCTTACTTGAACGGATTGTTTGTTCTATCGGTTCAATCCATAAATAATATTGCAAATAGTCTCGGAATTGTGTGAATGAACGTTCTTAGAATGGCAAATTCCGCATGCGGGcaataaattggaaaattccataatttagTTAGTGTATGAGGCATTTTCGCCGAAAAGCTTCCCAGATACTGAACTTGGCACTTGAAAAGTTGAAGTGCGCCTCCGAGATAAGGTGTCCATGAGGTGCAATTGCAAAAAGCCAACCGACAGAGCACCCAAGTAGTCTGATTCGGACGGGTTCTGGGCCCTGTCGTGACTGTGGGAGGTGCACTTGAGGGTTCTTCTGCCCACCCACGCAATATTCGCGCAATATTTAAGCTTAGCATTTGCGTGATTGCTCGTGCACTGTGCTTCTGAACGTTCAACTGAAAATGCCTCTTGCGATTGTCCTAGTGACTCTCTGTGTGATCCTGCTGCCCATGGCGAGTGGGAAGGATCCTCCACGTGGGGGTTGCTTCAGTGAATCGCGAACTGGACGAATTGTGGGTGGAAGTGATGCTGAACGCAGTGAAATGCCCTTTATAGTGAGTCTCACGCGACGTGGTGGACATTTCTGTGGAGCAACGATTCTCAGTGAAAAGTGGCTCGTGACTGCGGGTCACTGTTTGTGCAAGTGAGTGTTAATGCAAAATGattcaattaattgcattttcgagagtgttttcccaaaatttcaAAGTAAATGCGCAATTTATTTTGGTGTTTGCTGTGGGATTTGTTGGAGATGATGGGCGTGTGAAAATTCGCTATCAAAGGTCACGAAATTATCTTGTGGACTTATTTTACGATTCATCGCGATAAAGCCATCAAGTTCAGAGATTGAGAAATTGGGTCAAACAATTGTTTGAGGAAAGCGTCAATTTTGTAGAGATGTAGCAAGAACGTCAACAATCACGTAAACGATGTAAACTTGAAAAATCATTGGGAAATCATCGTTATCGTTTTTTTTAGGATGCAATCACATCAAATGTTGGCCTTTATCGGGTTTCTGTTTAAGTATACATTTTTAAGGaatatttatgatatttttgagACATTGTATAAATGACGATTCATAAATGTTAGAAACGGTCAGCGAGAAGAAGAGTGTTAGGTAGTTTCAAGCGGCTTAAatggcgtcacgctgtttgtccgtctggcCGGTCGACAGTTCCATAACtacaggccaaacggttagagatagatacTTGGAAACTTCGGGGTAGCTCCTCTCCATAAGTCGACCTTGAGATCGTTACCATGCCCCACATTTACCAAACATCCCTCCGCTTCCAAACCAAAACCGTATTTTTTCGGAATtattcgaaaacgcgtcgtgcaatTTTTTTACTCTTATTGCTTTAGGACagaatgtccttccggtgagcgtcggtgtgTTGCGTGTAATCCAAAAATTAAACACACAAtttaccaaagctttcgacaCCTATCGTATCTTCTTCGTAGTAAACAGTGTGTTTATTTTTTGGATTACACTCAACGCACCgacgacgctcaccggaaggacattctGTCCTAAAACACTAAGAGTATCATCCACCGTCTGCCCATCTTtttctactgtatttttttttgtcatttttggatatgttttagaagttacccaggcggacattcgtccttatacgaaaataccgttgaatcattcctaataacgattttcaaggtcaaagattaaaaagactctAGACAGCGCAATTATCAACCAAATAGCGTCATGAATAGGCTCaatggaaaggtcttagaatttctgaCAACATTTAATCGGTTTttaaccgataatgaaccggtccataaccgttaaataatttttacacgaaattcaattcaattacttctgaggtgtattttgggaaatattatgaatgatttataaataggTTCAATTCGGTTGTgaatcagtaatgaaccggttataaaccgataaataattcttgcccgaaaaatttttttttactctttaaatTATTTCGTGGAATCTTTTGACTgattatgaatcgatttaaatcagTTCAGAACCgggaaacggtaaatgatgcgaaagttagcatctaagtcacgagttcgagcattttgcaaagactgggacgctttgccaccccttttaaacCAGTtaatttgaccggtcttggtaaggttatttttaaaatactgcAATTGTATTTTTctcatagggtaaatgtcctaattcaaaaccatttccaaatgctttaactttgacagaagatccaacacattaagttcgtattttttctgaagagaattacataaatttgctccttgactgttctagaatgttactttttagtgaaaattctttcgATATAAttggaaaacttcttaaatacaagaaaaatatgcgagcgtaaaatgcGTCTATTGGAACcgaattaatccaaatggagacaggggaaagtttctaattggagacaaagagtgtaagtgaagccgcgacgaaaggcttccgaAAGGttcttgagttgctcttgaatacaggatttgttcttattcctggtcttttctccttttccatataaaacaataggaaaatctctccaaaaaatcatatttcaaggGATTCCTAATGAAGCACTTGCAGACACttcaaaaaaatcctttttgttcacgaaatagataattattgcattaaaaacttcacgtaccggtaacaataaagattagcacttaatttaactaaaataagccagaaatatgacataaatgttaaccaaaacgaataaacaacagtcaccttattgtgtttttcattggaaaatttgGTCGATCGATCAAAAATTCGAggttgaaaaggtacacttttaatttttctgagaaattaataaataaaaatttatgaatatgaatggattttcgctttatttggagcgaAATtacctaaataatgaaactgtggtatagaaaatatataaatataataatttagcactgtatttatcatgaaaacaatgacgtttccatttggagtagggaaaaatttccatttggaacaggttttgaattagcttaatttaccctacgaaTATTTTGATATGATCTTGCTAAATTAAAAGGTGTAATAGTAGCTTCAAAATGATATTTCCATGGCAAATTTACTTCATCACATGAAAATGATTTACTAAAACTCAAAATATAACTACTGGGTGATATATAATGAGTTTTCCGAAGCAATTACATTAGCGCTGCATTTTCTGGCAAATGCAATCTTCCTCAAAAGTATCATCaactaaaattaagtttgtcaaatgaaaatgcaattaaatgtTTCAACAACTACTTGGAGTTGTAGcacttgaaaaatatcaaagacATTCTGAGGGAAATTAGATTAATCTGTAGCCACGAAAACTACTTGCAGCAGCCTCAATGACTTCATGAAACCATCGCAAATTCGTGCTGTTTTGGGACTTCACCGAATATCTGAGTACAAGCTCACCAGAGACTCACAAATGGAGCAGAAAGCAAAGGAAGTACTTCTGGAATCTGTCACTATCCATCCGCAGTACAATTGCCTGCGAGCAGCCAACGATATCGCTCTGTTGGAGATGAAACCCATTGAGTTCTCTGCCACAATTCGACCAACTTGCATCGCAATGGACGATGAGACTTTCGATGGCACCCAGGCCATGGTTTCGGGCTGGGGATGGACTCATGAGAATCAGAGCATTGGCCAGAGAGCAGACACTCTGCAGAAGGCCAGTGTCGAGGTCTGGACTAATGCACAGTGCCAGGCTTCCTTCAGAGCTCACGAGAAGAGCATCGGAATTACAGAGAATCAATTGTGCGCGGGAAAAATGGGCGGAGGTGTTGATGCTTGTTGGGTAACATTAGTGAATGAAGAGAGGTTGGTTCAGTCAACAAATATCGTATCTTACTatcttaaaaattgaattttaaacacggtttaacggcgttatcacacttgcacattaaaattttaatgtgattcacattaattgtcgcttgtgagcgtccaaatatgttatttgtgtatttgagtcacttaatatttggggtttttctatttattgataaagaagtggacttggcctgcaaaaataagtttaaatttacctaaagcataaatatttttcacattaaaaaattaaagagaaaatcgcattaatttttcgaattgatgctataaatcaatttatatcaaattttgcgggtcaagtctacctttttatcaacaaatagatcaaattttgaatataaaatgattcaaacacacaaattacacatttggactctcaccagcgacaattaatgtgaatcatattaaaattttaatgtgcaagtgtgataacacagtaaagaaCGTTAAAATTTATTGGTTCAGTGTGTTTAGAAGTTAATAACCAGTGGTCAAGTTCACATTCGCAACCAGACAAAATGGTAAAGTACTACCAGGTGTCCCGAATTCGAATCCTCtgtatttttcttgatttttcttttataaattggaTAAATTAGAAACAGTGTTatgaattttaaactttaagcGTTACCAATgatcaaattttagatttaaaatcctTTAAGGACTAGGACtctcaatggatcaagtggtagggcactcgctctatgatgtaaatgtcccgggttcgaattccctttaggtcaccaggaatttttctggcgttaaaggtgttcggattgcatccagtgagcttcacggcacttgattccacgggcatgggactgacaacctcatctcgtacaagaaaaaataataatgcgtgtctagaaatccccttgtgggaaggcctagttcctccatggaatgttgtgccagcatttattaatgatcaaattttagatttaaaatcctTTAAGGACTACGACTCTCAAGTAagttttattacttttataaAAGAAACTGACTAAAGGGAGCATTTTGAAAGAATTGGCGAACTTTTTGTTAAAGATTAAACAGAGactcgtcaatcagagcaagtgaccACCCAGGATTGAACTGAAGACATCTCGTTAACtaaacgagtgctctaccaactgggCTATTATTAGAGGTCACATGCACGGCTcgacttgctacacgaccttaaccaattgcattttgCACTTCAATCGAACACTCTCGAGTGTTAAGGTGATATTAATCGAAAAAAGTTAAGCAGGCTAAAGTTTCTGATATTCAGTTCAGGTCATTTCACCAGTAGCTTGAATTCTGAAGGAATTTTCCCATCTTGATATATAAGAGATTGTCTcggattaaaagaaaaaatggtGCGTTGCACGAAATATTATTTCAtccataaaataatttcttattgAACAGATAAACAGTAATAAAATTCATTCGTTTGTACTCAAGAATTTAGCCATAAAGTACAAATTACATTTTGGAttaaaaagtgtctcggataaGGAAGAAATAGTGCTTTGTATGAGATTCTTGGAGTTGCCCATAACTCACTGACTTACACAAAATCTAATAATGTCTTAGTTATCAGTCCTAAAAGGCTTTGAAGATTATTGAATTGAACTCCATCTAATGTTAATGGTGTTATGCGAGTTCGAAATTGATTTCCGGATTGTTTAAAATTCGGAATTATCGCctataccgtagatgcgggtgatttTGCCTTCCGGTGGTGTCTTTACTCCTATTATAGTTCGCAAGGTTTCTCTATTTCTACCACttagggtaactgtgccaaatttcggctagcttacaatttcggccacttctttagTTTCtcacattttcatgaatttttaactttttcatgatttagagaatatacaatgcaaaaaaattacaaaaattgtcACTTCGACAAgtgagatgatgtgaaaaagacatcggaagaattccggaagggcaaggaactatgaaaatcaagGTGGACGAAATTCCATTCAAAGTGGCCAGAATTCTacacaaagctatgtctatatttttatttatcttgaaatgtattaagaatgattttagagaaaacaaaaatgattaattaccaatttgtgttaaaaatattgtatttgcaaatttattcaGTTACCCTAAAGATAATCCGGATGATCTTTACTAATCGGACATGGTAGATAGTATCTGTATTGATCATCTTTAATTGCTTAAGTcttagaattaaataaaagagaaaagcttacaaacagtaGATTGTCAAGATTATTTCCGGAGTGCATCTACGATTACTGTACTTAAGATATTTTTGCACAATaaatggaaaaattgaaaaacttcatgaaatttaaaaaatttcgaaatacaattcctaaatttcaaattttttttgaaaatatttaccaatttgTTCGATTAGTTAGaacagaggtgagcaagaaGCGTTTGTGAAACCGAACAagtgtcaaatgaaaattttttgtctattttattGCTGAAcgcacatgcatacataacctcaaaattattttaaatgtaaccgtcgagaattCGTCCgaattacgccgatccggattagtgAGCGGGCTCTGTATTAGTGATAAAAATATATGGAAGTTACCTATTATGAAATTCTGAAACCGATTTTGAATTGTGAAAGTTACTGATTGGGATAGATACAGTACAGTTTGAAATTCCAggaacttttaaataaatccaaatttgaccaGATCTGTTTAAAGATAAGCACTCTAAGTGGTTGATATTTCACGTCGTATaagtcaaaatggcgattttacCTGTCAAATGTGTCTATTTTCGAAAATAggtgaaattttgcattttttttttaaggaaaacaagttgaatttaaccaaaaatatatttttagagtATTTTCTCTAACGTAGATTGTactgaaatttttcaatatgtccattaatttcagaagaaaaatttatggaacttaaaggctttattataaaattttacatttgtaTTAcggaaagaatttaaaattgatcaaaaaaattaattttttccccTAATTTGTTCGTGATATAATAGTAAACTTGgacattttactattttttactACTAAACTGTCctgaaaattgaaaagtaataatgacattttggaaatattgctaaaatttttgtttttctgccTAAGTTTCAGAAAAGGgattgaaaaatttctatttattttttttttcacaatccaaaagaaatttcatgaaaacttgAGACTATTTGGAACTGAATTATTtagaattgatagatttttttttctatttgtccAACTTATCTAAAAAGTGTTGGAAAATTCGTAACTTGTCATAATAATCcgatgaaaaaatatgaaatttttgaagatcctgtgaaatcttgaatttttcaaaagaaaaaatagtgaatttcttgaaaagtttaaaatacttcaagaaattttcaaataaaagttatcttgaaattttgaattttaaaaattaaaaatttgacatatattttttttagacaaaaaaacgttctatttgacaaattttcatgaaattttgaaaaaaaattgaaaataattatgaaatatttcgcTTTCTTGGGCATTCAATTCAAAAGGAGATTTATCTTTGAAATTAGTCTGAAAAGtatgaaatatttcatgaaattttggaaatatttatgaaaaattgatttttaacagCGAAAATATGTACTTACCGGTGCTTTTTCTATTGCACAAATTTCTTTGGTAATCTGAAAAACAAATCAAGCGATATTTGTGTGAATTGAACCAACAACTCTGCATTTTAGCCCAAGAACCCTTTGATTCTACATGATTCTTTGCAGGCTGATTCCGGAGGTCCTTTAGTGTCCGCCGAAGGACTTTTGATTGGCATCGTGTCCACGGGAATAGGCTGTGCACGCCCAGAATTGCCTGGAATTTACACCCGAGTCACCAAATATGCCAAATGGATCCAGCAAGTCATTGGCACTTGAGCCAAGTGACCCTAGAAAGCTTTTGCAGCCCCTCCCAAAAACCCCAaagactgaaaaaatatattccttAATGTATatctttattaatacttttcttCTGCGAATCAAATATTATGtcacttaaaaaaaacagcTTGACTTTCTCAGAATTAATACAATTATTTTGGAGACAATTCTTGTTAAATGTGCTTAAAGGTTACTTTTTGCCCTTGAGCAATTTGaccattattaaaaattattgcttgatctctcttttttttctcttacttttctTCAAACAAAAATTTCCTATACAATTTGTCAGTCATATAGATTCCAAAAAGTTCTTCTCCCTCATCAAAAACTATTATTTCACCGCGAAAGGCACAAAAGTTGCAGCATTTTGATCTTTTTTCCCCGCGAGAACTTTTAACATTTTCTTGTTTGTCTTTAAAtgatgtgagaaagaaaatactttaaaaaatattgtggCACAGTTTCCCTCCTTAAATTCCTAAGCACTAATGTAGTGTtaactctttatttttttctgtgttttctttttttttcgcggGAGAAAGGGATAAGACGAAATAAGAAAGAAGGTCATTGAAGTGAAAATATCGCCGAATTTGAAGAAATGAATCATGAGACGAAGTGGAAATTCCACTTGCGCCCCATCATTCATCCCAATCTCTCCTGCACACACTCACCCCTCGCATTGGCTTGCCTCCTTTTTCCCGGAGCTCAGTAGTCAATATTTCCCTGGGCGCCAGTGATAATGGCATCAATCCAAATCCTTGCAGCAGCATCAGACGCCGCCTGAAGGTGGTAACTGCGTTTCTTCGTCTTCACAATGAACGTGCAATGGGGACGACCACTTTTGGACGTATTCATGTGATCCAGATAAACCTCATCGATCGTCTAGAAAAGGCAAAAATACCTTTTCACAATCCACAGAATTCCCACAACGTAAAATGAAACATTtggagaatttaatttttttgtacactgagaaaaaacgggggtgcggttaactttttttcctcataattttaacactttttaggtgtaaaaatatatcaacgttttttaatgttaattttacacatttttaagggtaaaattaacatgaaaaagggtaactttaacccccaatacacctaaaaagggtaatatttacaccgattgtggatcaatactgcggggtaaaattaacctttccggaatgttagtttaactttttcggatttctctcagtgtagatgcactcagaaaaaaaagttctaaaccCTCTGGAACACTTCTAATTTAATTCTAATTGCAGAAAAATGTGCagtattttgataaagattGTTACGCAAATTCGCTTGGAGAACATAAAAacttttggtaagtaaaaaatcgtATTTGATCAGTAAACTGTTAAAATAGTCCGTATGGTcctggcacactttttagatcggtaaaatttcatgaaatcaaaattcatgtcCCTTTCTTCTCCgagatacagtgctgtctcgctatatgcacagtttgggtactttttttgacagttctctctctgtatatgcacaactttttttgaaattcccaacggtttttttctttctttcaataaattatcatttttttttgttctagaatttcccgtgttattttaaatagaatatgagacagaaaaaataaaattaagaaaattaaaaacaagaaaaattagttaccaagaaaataattttctttattactttgtcaaaatgtaaacaaattgattttgaatgtaaccgacacaaaagctgtgcatatagagagtgtgcatatagagagacagtactgtaaatcgaatttgttgtgatgtttaggagaagaagaaggagtgcgaaagaatgagacagacgtATGCAAAGAGTTAGAAGGGATTAGAATTTCAACTTCAACACGGCTCCGGcacacttttagatcaggaaaatttgataaagtcaaaattcccatccctttttctctcaaaagctttgcatatgtctctcctacttttcgcactcttcttcttcctttgaaCATCacagcaaattaaatttagttcactcCAAATTGGAAACCGAAAGAGTCAGATAGACTAATGCAAATCTTAAGAGAAAGAAAGGaacgcaaattttgatttcatgaaattttatcgagCTAAattgtgccggagccataaaagatttattttccTCTGTGACaaataaattttggtcagtaaaaattgaaaaattgacttTAGCAAGTAATattccgacacaccttttacaCCGGTCAAATTTCATTATATCAAAATctgcatccctttctttctcaaatatgcTTTAAAACCCTTTCGAACTCGAAATTGGACCGAACGGACTGAACTAAATATAATTgggtatgatgttcaaaataaaacgaaaagtgtgaaagaataggatagacataGGCTAGACTATTATGAAAGAAAGgggtgtgaattttgactttatataATTGTCCTGaggcccaatttttgaaactctcactcgcacccgcgagctctttagtggccgagagaaatccactcgcacaccccgtagaTTTAAATacttctgtaacgacttctttataacataaagtactcgttgcacgtactcaagattttccggggtgtgcgagtcaatttctttcggccactaaagagctcgcgggtgcgagtgagaatttcaaaaattggccctctggtctaaaaggtgtaccggagccatgAAAATCAATTTCGATCAAAAGATCAATGTTGGGCCATAAAAAATATGCTCTAGTcgtaaaaaatagattttgacaagtaaaaatttatttttcaagtaaaaaaaaaattggctagtaaaaaatcaacaatgGTAAGTAAAACGTAAATttgacaaaagaaaaatcaattttgatttaaaaaaaaatgaattctggtcagtcaaaaatcaattgagtttgtaatggctccggcataccttttaaa
Proteins encoded in this window:
- the LOC129802167 gene encoding transmembrane protease serine 9-like isoform X2, coding for MPLAIVLVTLCVILLPMASGKDPPRGGCFSESRTGRIVGGSDAERSEMPFIVSLTRRGGHFCGATILSEKWLVTAGHCLCNLNDFMKPSQIRAVLGLHRISEYKLTRDSQMEQKAKEVLLESVTIHPQYNCLRAANDIALLEMKPIEFSATIRPTCIAMDDETFDGTQAMVSGWGWTHENQSIGQRADTLQKASVEVWTNAQCQASFRAHEKSIGITENQLCAGKMGGGVDACWADSGGPLVSAEGLLIGIVSTGIGCARPELPGIYTRVTKYAKWIQQVIGT
- the LOC129802167 gene encoding transmembrane protease serine 9-like isoform X1, producing MPLAIVLVTLCVILLPMASGKDPPRGGCFSESRTGRIVGGSDAERSEMPFIVSLTRRGGHFCGATILSEKWLVTAGHCLCNSLNDFMKPSQIRAVLGLHRISEYKLTRDSQMEQKAKEVLLESVTIHPQYNCLRAANDIALLEMKPIEFSATIRPTCIAMDDETFDGTQAMVSGWGWTHENQSIGQRADTLQKASVEVWTNAQCQASFRAHEKSIGITENQLCAGKMGGGVDACWADSGGPLVSAEGLLIGIVSTGIGCARPELPGIYTRVTKYAKWIQQVIGT